One genomic region from Salvelinus fontinalis isolate EN_2023a chromosome 18, ASM2944872v1, whole genome shotgun sequence encodes:
- the LOC129815562 gene encoding uncharacterized protein LOC129815562: protein MTIFVVLLCALTLLNSGENEHCRWDRIFKQVKGCAMGACYSPSYAGLYLGKWENDFILDPSNNHFFDRIIWWGRYIDDVCLFWSGSEDELISFHQYLNSINPNIKLTMEYSKDNIHFLDLDISKNDKGCLHTSIFRKPTDGNTILRADSFHPKRLKENIPYGQYQRVHRICDQETDYSVKSAELENRFLNRGYSVQVLKDASIRAGLLDRENLLRRGVPHDTSERVYFVTKYSTEAENIKRIIKNNWGIIQSDTLLRQVFPEPPVISFKRCPTLNDKLVHSYLPGDSQKTWLDHKPKGSFKCNNCNHCSNIPQKKYFVDTASKMEYDVKHFINCKTTHVIYRLECPQCKVFYIGRTKRRLQDRLAEHKYAIRVGNEDYPMARHYKSLHHGNPASLQPMGIDHIPASIRKGDCLEQLNQRERFWIYKLQATKYPGLNEDMDFSPFL from the exons ATGACAATTTTTGTGGTATTGCTTTGTGCACTGACTTTACTGAACTCCGGAGAAAACGAACATTGTCGCTGG GACCGtatttttaaacaggtcaaaggatgtgccatgggagcttgctacagcccttcctatgctggtttgtacttgggtaaatgggaaaatgacttcattttggatccttctaataaccatttctttgaccggattatatggtggggacgctatattgatgatgtttgcctgttttggtccggctcagaagatgaacttatttccttccaccaataccttaacagcattaaccctaacatcaaactaactatggaGTACAGCAAGGATAACATTCATTTTTTGGACCTCGACATTAGTAAAAATGACAAAGGTTGTTTGCACACATCAATCTTTAGGAAGCCTACAGATGGGAATACCATTCTGAGGGCAGACAGCTTTCACCCCAAAAGGCTAAAAGAGAATATTCCATATGGCCAATACCAAAGAGTCCACAGAATTTGTgatcaggaaacagactacagtgtcaaatctgctgaattggagaatcgcttcttgaatcggggctacagcgttcaggtcctgaaagatgccagtataagggctggattacttgacagagagaacttATTGCGAAGGGGAGTGCCTCAtgatacatcagagagagtgtattttgttacaaaatacagcactgaagcagagaacattaaaagaatcattaaaaataattggggaatcatccaaagtgatacgctactacgccaagtctttcctgaaccaccagtcataagctttaagagatgtcctaccctaaatgacaaattagtccacagttatcttccgggtgactctcaaaaaacttggcttgaccacaaacccaagggctcttttaaatgtaacAATTGCAACCATTGCAGTAATATTCCACAGAagaagtattttgttgacacagcttccAAAATGGAGTATGACGTCAAGCATTTCATTAACTGtaaaaccactcatgtcatctatagattggaatgtccacagtgcaaggtgttctacattggacggacaaagagacgTCTTCAAGACCGCTTagcggaacacaagtacgccatacgggtaggcaatgaagactaccccatggcaaggcactacaagtccctacaccatggcaaccctgcctccctacaacctatgggtattgatcatattccggcctctattagaaaaggggactGTCTTgaacagttaaaccaaagggaacgtttttggatttacaaactacaggccactaagtaccctggtttaaatgaagatatggatttctcacccttcctgtag